In one window of Pseudomonas putida DNA:
- the hemW gene encoding radical SAM family heme chaperone HemW: MTEQPPLQPAGLILPERPPLSLYIHIPWCVRKCPYCDFNSHQAGPTLPEDDYIDALLADLDQELPAVQGRPISTIFFGGGTPSLFSAASLGRLLQGIEQRIPFAPDIEITLEANPGTFEQDKFKAYRQTGINRLSIGVQSFQPSKLEKLGRIHNGDEAVRAADMARAAGFDNFNLDLMHGLPDQSLDEALGDLRQAIALAPTHLSWYQLTLEPNTVFWNQPPELPEDDILWDIQEAGQALMAEHGYHQYEVSAYAQPGRAARHNLNYWRFGDFIGIGAGAHGKLSFPDGRILRTWKTRLPKDYLNPAKPFKAGEKLLPADELPFEFLMNALRLTDGVEAELFTRRTGLPLAQLAEARRAAEQKGLLQVEPDRLAATPRGQLFLNDLLQYFLN; this comes from the coding sequence ATGACCGAACAGCCGCCCCTGCAGCCGGCGGGCCTGATCCTTCCAGAGCGCCCGCCGCTGTCGCTGTACATCCACATCCCCTGGTGCGTGCGCAAGTGCCCTTATTGCGACTTCAACTCGCACCAGGCCGGCCCGACGCTACCCGAAGACGACTACATCGACGCCCTGCTCGCCGACCTGGACCAGGAACTGCCTGCGGTGCAGGGCCGCCCGATCAGCACGATCTTCTTCGGCGGCGGCACGCCAAGCCTGTTCAGTGCCGCCTCGCTGGGGCGCCTGCTGCAAGGCATCGAGCAACGGATCCCGTTCGCCCCGGACATCGAGATCACCCTCGAAGCCAACCCCGGCACCTTCGAGCAGGACAAGTTCAAGGCCTACCGCCAGACCGGCATCAACCGTCTATCCATAGGTGTGCAGAGCTTCCAGCCGAGCAAGCTCGAAAAGCTCGGGCGCATCCACAACGGCGATGAGGCCGTGCGCGCTGCAGACATGGCCCGCGCAGCAGGTTTCGACAACTTCAACCTGGACCTGATGCACGGCCTGCCGGACCAGTCGCTGGACGAGGCGCTGGGTGATCTGCGCCAGGCCATCGCACTCGCGCCTACGCACTTGTCGTGGTACCAGCTCACCCTGGAACCGAACACCGTATTCTGGAACCAGCCGCCCGAGCTGCCCGAGGACGACATCCTCTGGGACATCCAGGAAGCCGGCCAGGCGTTGATGGCCGAACATGGCTACCACCAGTACGAAGTTTCGGCCTACGCCCAGCCAGGACGCGCTGCACGGCACAATCTCAACTACTGGCGCTTTGGCGACTTCATCGGCATCGGCGCGGGGGCGCATGGCAAGCTGTCGTTCCCGGACGGGCGTATCCTGCGCACCTGGAAGACCCGCCTGCCCAAGGACTACCTCAACCCGGCGAAGCCCTTCAAAGCCGGCGAGAAGCTGCTGCCCGCCGATGAGCTGCCGTTCGAATTCCTGATGAATGCCCTGCGCCTGACCGATGGCGTGGAGGCCGAACTCTTCACCCGACGCACCGGCCTGCCGCTGGCACAGTTGGCAGAAGCACGCCGTGCTGCCGAACAAAAGGGCCTACTGCAGGTCGAACCCGATCGACTGGCGGCGACACCGCGGGGCCAGTTGTTCCTCAACGACCTGCTGCAGTACTTCTTGAATTAA
- a CDS encoding DUF3392 family protein, which produces MDLVLDLLSTVSRWSRSNLSEISLALVGCLLVLFGTDLKGWVDQRLGGLAGALRVPFMALLVMIGSGAALIYATPWVVKALAQFNNYALAPVLLVVLVLIGVVADRRG; this is translated from the coding sequence ATGGACCTGGTACTTGACCTGCTCTCGACCGTTTCCCGCTGGAGCCGCAGCAACCTGTCAGAAATTTCGCTGGCGCTCGTGGGGTGTTTGCTGGTGTTGTTCGGCACCGACCTCAAAGGCTGGGTCGATCAGCGCCTGGGGGGCCTCGCTGGCGCCCTGCGCGTGCCTTTCATGGCGCTGCTGGTGATGATCGGCAGCGGCGCGGCGCTGATCTATGCCACGCCCTGGGTGGTGAAGGCGCTGGCGCAATTCAACAACTATGCGCTGGCGCCGGTGCTGCTGGTGGTGCTGGTGCTCATCGGCGTGGTGGCAGATCGTCGCGGCTAA
- the trmB gene encoding tRNA (guanosine(46)-N7)-methyltransferase TrmB, with translation MTESQETPITAEGEERPHRRIKSFVMRAGRMTEGQQRGLDQGGPLFILPLADSPVDYDQVFGRSAPRTLEIGFGMGHSLLEMAAASPELDFIGVEVHRPGVGALLNGVLTQGLKNLRVYDCDAIEVLNRCVADNSLDRLMLFFPDPWHKARHHKRRIVQPEFAELVRRKLKVGGVFHMATDWEPYAEHMLDVMKVAPGYRNQAADGAYVPRPEERPITKFERRGERLGHGVWDLKFEKLD, from the coding sequence ATGACTGAATCGCAAGAAACGCCGATCACCGCTGAAGGCGAAGAGCGCCCGCACCGCCGCATCAAGAGTTTCGTGATGCGCGCAGGCCGCATGACTGAAGGCCAGCAACGTGGCCTTGATCAGGGTGGCCCGCTGTTTATCCTGCCCCTGGCCGACAGCCCGGTGGATTATGACCAGGTGTTCGGCCGCTCGGCGCCGCGCACCCTGGAGATCGGCTTCGGCATGGGGCACTCCCTGCTGGAGATGGCCGCTGCTTCGCCTGAGCTGGACTTCATTGGTGTGGAAGTGCACCGCCCGGGTGTTGGCGCGCTGCTCAACGGCGTGCTGACCCAAGGTCTGAAGAACCTGCGGGTGTACGACTGCGACGCCATCGAGGTGCTCAACCGTTGCGTGGCCGACAACAGCCTCGATCGCCTGATGCTGTTCTTCCCCGATCCTTGGCACAAGGCGCGCCATCACAAGCGCCGCATCGTCCAGCCCGAGTTCGCCGAGCTGGTACGGCGCAAACTCAAGGTCGGCGGTGTGTTCCACATGGCCACCGACTGGGAGCCCTATGCCGAGCACATGCTGGACGTGATGAAGGTCGCGCCGGGCTACCGTAACCAGGCGGCTGACGGCGCTTACGTGCCGCGGCCTGAAGAGCGGCCGATCACCAAGTTCGAGCGTCGCGGCGAGCGGCTCGGGCATGGCGTCTGGGATTTGAAGTTCGAGAAGCTGGACTGA
- a CDS encoding thiazole synthase, translating to MSNVRSDKPFTLAGRTFQSRLLVGTGKYRDMEETRLAIEASGAEIVTVAVRRTNLGQNPGEPNLLDVLPPDRYTILPNTAGCYDAVEAVRTCRLARELLDGHNLVKLEVLADQKTLFPNVIETLKAAEVLVKDGFDVMVYTSDDPIIARQLAEAGCIAVMPLAGLIGTGLGICNPYNLQIILEESKVPVLVDAGVGTASDATIAMEMGCEAVLMNSAIAHAQQPVLMAEAMKHAIVAGRMAYLAGRMPKKLYASASSPLDGLIK from the coding sequence ATGAGCAACGTTCGTAGCGACAAGCCCTTCACCCTGGCCGGACGCACTTTCCAGTCGCGCCTGCTGGTCGGCACCGGCAAGTACCGTGACATGGAAGAAACCCGCCTGGCCATCGAAGCCTCGGGTGCCGAAATTGTCACCGTCGCCGTGCGCCGCACCAACCTCGGCCAGAACCCGGGCGAGCCGAACCTGCTCGATGTGCTGCCGCCGGACCGCTACACCATCCTGCCGAACACCGCCGGTTGCTATGACGCCGTCGAAGCCGTGCGCACCTGCCGCCTGGCCCGCGAGCTGCTCGATGGCCACAACCTGGTGAAGCTGGAAGTGCTGGCCGACCAGAAGACTCTGTTCCCCAACGTGATCGAAACCCTCAAGGCTGCCGAAGTGCTGGTCAAGGACGGTTTCGACGTGATGGTCTACACCAGCGACGATCCGATCATCGCCCGTCAACTGGCCGAAGCGGGCTGTATCGCCGTGATGCCGCTGGCGGGCCTGATCGGTACCGGGCTCGGGATCTGCAACCCCTACAACCTGCAGATCATCCTGGAAGAGTCCAAGGTGCCGGTACTGGTCGACGCCGGTGTAGGTACCGCCTCCGACGCCACCATCGCCATGGAAATGGGTTGCGAAGCCGTGCTGATGAACTCCGCTATCGCGCACGCCCAGCAGCCGGTGCTGATGGCCGAAGCGATGAAGCACGCCATCGTCGCCGGTCGCATGGCCTATCTGGCCGGGCGTATGCCGAAGAAACTCTATGCCAGCGCCTCGTCGCCGCTGGATGGTCTGATCAAGTAA
- the thiS gene encoding sulfur carrier protein ThiS, whose translation MRIQLNGEPYELPAGESVAALLGRLELVGRRVAVELNLDIVPHSQHESTLLNEGDQVEVVHAIGGG comes from the coding sequence ATGCGCATTCAACTGAACGGTGAACCTTACGAACTGCCTGCGGGCGAGAGCGTCGCGGCCCTGCTGGGCCGGCTGGAGCTGGTCGGGCGTCGTGTGGCGGTGGAGCTGAACCTGGACATCGTGCCGCACAGCCAGCACGAAAGCACCCTGTTGAACGAGGGTGACCAGGTCGAAGTGGTCCACGCCATCGGTGGCGGCTGA
- a CDS encoding DUF423 domain-containing protein, which yields MLRSFLMLAAFFGFTGVALGAFAAHGLKNRLTADYLAIFHTGVTYQLVHALAILAVALLSVHLPGRLVGWAGGLFAVGILLFSGSLYVLTLTGLGKLGIITPIGGLCFLAGWLCLGLAAWRLG from the coding sequence ATGCTTCGCAGCTTCCTGATGCTCGCCGCGTTCTTTGGCTTTACGGGTGTGGCCCTGGGTGCCTTTGCCGCACACGGCCTGAAGAACCGTCTTACCGCCGATTACCTGGCGATCTTCCACACCGGCGTCACTTATCAACTGGTCCATGCCCTGGCGATCCTGGCGGTCGCGCTGCTTTCGGTACACTTGCCGGGGCGTCTGGTCGGCTGGGCGGGCGGGCTGTTCGCAGTCGGTATCCTGCTGTTCTCCGGCAGCCTTTACGTGCTGACCCTCACCGGGTTGGGCAAGCTTGGCATCATCACCCCCATCGGCGGCCTGTGCTTCCTCGCCGGCTGGCTGTGCCTGGGGCTGGCAGCCTGGCGCCTGGGCTGA
- the mtgA gene encoding monofunctional biosynthetic peptidoglycan transglycosylase: MLSSLIRRLARALLWFAAGSIVLVLALRWVPPPGTALMVERKVQSWFSGEPIDLQRDWTPWDEISDELKVAVIAGEDQHFANHWGFDIPAIQAALAHNERGGSIRGASTLSQQVAKNLFLWSGRSWFRKGLEAWFTGLMELFWSKERILEVYLNSAEWGPGVFGAQAAARYHFGVDASRLTRQQASQLAAVLPSPIKWSASRPSTYVASRAGWIRRQMSQLGGTSYLMQLESARKP; this comes from the coding sequence ATGCTGTCATCCCTGATCCGCCGTCTCGCCCGCGCACTGCTCTGGTTCGCTGCCGGCAGCATTGTGCTGGTGCTCGCGCTGCGCTGGGTGCCACCACCGGGCACTGCGTTGATGGTCGAACGCAAGGTGCAGTCCTGGTTCAGTGGCGAGCCGATCGACCTGCAGCGCGACTGGACGCCCTGGGACGAGATCTCCGACGAGCTCAAGGTGGCCGTTATCGCGGGCGAGGACCAGCACTTCGCCAACCACTGGGGTTTCGACATTCCCGCGATCCAGGCGGCGCTGGCACATAACGAGCGCGGCGGCAGTATCCGCGGCGCCAGCACGCTCTCCCAGCAAGTGGCGAAGAACCTGTTCCTGTGGTCGGGGCGCAGCTGGTTTCGCAAAGGTCTGGAAGCCTGGTTCACTGGCCTGATGGAGCTGTTCTGGTCGAAGGAGCGGATCCTCGAGGTCTACCTCAACAGCGCCGAATGGGGTCCGGGCGTATTCGGTGCCCAGGCAGCGGCGCGCTATCACTTCGGCGTCGATGCCAGTCGCCTCACTCGCCAACAGGCCAGCCAGCTCGCTGCAGTGCTGCCCAGCCCGATCAAGTGGAGTGCCAGCCGCCCGAGCACCTATGTCGCCAGCCGAGCGGGATGGATTCGACGGCAGATGAGCCAGCTCGGGGGAACCAGTTACCTGATGCAGTTGGAGAGCGCACGCAAGCCTTGA
- the rpoH gene encoding RNA polymerase sigma factor RpoH, which produces MTTSLQPAYALVPGANLEAYVHTVNSIPLLTVEQERELAERLYYEQDLEAARQMVMAHLRFVVHIARSYAGYGLAQADLIQEGNVGLMKAVKRFNPEMGVRLVSFAVHWIKAEIHEFILRNWRIVKVATTKAQRKLFFNLRSQKKRLAWLNNDEVHRVAESLGVEPREVREMESRLSGQDMAFDPAADADDDSAFQSPAHYLEDHRYDPAMQLEDADWNDNSNSNLHEALSGLDERSRDILYQRWLAEEKATLHELAEKYSVSAERIRQLEKNAMSKVKALITI; this is translated from the coding sequence ATGACCACTTCGTTGCAACCTGCCTATGCCCTGGTGCCCGGTGCGAACCTGGAAGCCTACGTGCACACGGTCAACAGCATTCCGCTGCTGACGGTCGAGCAGGAGCGTGAACTGGCCGAGCGTCTCTATTATGAGCAGGATCTTGAGGCCGCTCGGCAAATGGTGATGGCCCACCTGCGTTTCGTCGTACATATCGCCCGCAGCTATGCCGGCTACGGGTTGGCCCAGGCTGACCTGATCCAGGAAGGCAATGTCGGCCTGATGAAGGCGGTCAAGCGCTTCAACCCCGAGATGGGCGTGCGCCTGGTGTCCTTCGCCGTGCACTGGATCAAGGCAGAGATCCACGAGTTCATCCTGCGTAACTGGCGTATCGTCAAGGTCGCCACCACCAAGGCGCAACGCAAGCTGTTCTTCAATCTGCGCAGCCAGAAGAAGCGTCTGGCCTGGCTTAATAACGATGAAGTGCACCGTGTCGCCGAAAGCCTGGGCGTCGAGCCTCGGGAAGTGCGCGAGATGGAAAGCCGCCTGAGCGGTCAGGACATGGCCTTCGATCCGGCAGCCGATGCCGACGACGACAGCGCCTTCCAGTCGCCTGCGCACTACCTTGAGGATCACCGCTATGATCCTGCCATGCAGCTCGAGGATGCCGATTGGAACGACAACTCCAACAGCAACCTGCACGAGGCACTCAGTGGCCTGGATGAGCGCAGCCGCGACATTCTCTATCAGCGCTGGCTGGCCGAGGAAAAGGCCACGCTGCACGAGCTGGCAGAGAAGTACAGTGTATCGGCCGAGCGGATTCGTCAGCTCGAGAAGAACGCGATGAGCAAGGTCAAGGCACTGATCACGATCTGA
- the ftsX gene encoding permease-like cell division protein FtsX, with protein MSTTRTPKVSERVAPKAADPKPEKQRGGHDDDGPDFRTLLNAWLESHRASLADSLRRLGKQPIGSFFTCLVMAVALSMPMGLSLLLKNVEKLGGSWQRAAQISLYLKLDAGSKEGEALRDEIKGMPGVAEATYVSREQALQEFQQQSGLGEALRELPDNPLPGVVVVTPTEVDKPALEALRQRLSELPRVEVAQLDLVWVERLAAILKLGDRFVFGLAVMLISALLLVIGNTIRLHIENRRVEIEVIKLVGGTDSYVRRPFLYMGALYGLGAGVLAWGILAFGLNWLNDAVVGLSGLYNSDFALGGVPGSDGLSLLIGAVLLGYIGAWIAVARHLNELAPR; from the coding sequence ATGAGCACTACGCGTACGCCAAAGGTCTCCGAGCGCGTTGCGCCCAAGGCCGCCGACCCGAAGCCGGAAAAACAGCGCGGTGGCCATGATGACGATGGTCCGGATTTCCGCACCCTGCTGAACGCCTGGCTTGAAAGCCATCGCGCCAGCCTCGCCGACAGCCTTCGCCGCCTGGGCAAGCAGCCAATCGGCAGCTTCTTCACCTGTCTGGTGATGGCTGTGGCACTGAGCATGCCCATGGGCCTGTCGCTGCTGCTGAAGAACGTCGAGAAACTTGGGGGTTCCTGGCAGCGCGCAGCGCAGATTTCGCTTTATCTCAAGCTCGATGCGGGTAGCAAGGAAGGAGAAGCGCTGCGCGATGAGATCAAGGGCATGCCCGGCGTGGCCGAGGCGACCTACGTCAGCCGCGAGCAGGCGCTGCAGGAGTTCCAGCAGCAATCCGGCCTGGGCGAGGCCTTGCGCGAGTTGCCGGACAACCCGCTGCCGGGTGTGGTGGTGGTGACGCCGACCGAAGTCGACAAGCCGGCGCTCGAAGCCTTGCGTCAGCGCCTGTCGGAATTGCCGCGGGTCGAAGTGGCTCAGTTGGATCTGGTCTGGGTCGAGCGCCTGGCGGCGATCCTCAAGTTGGGTGACCGTTTTGTCTTCGGCCTGGCGGTCATGCTGATTTCCGCACTGCTTTTGGTAATTGGTAACACAATTCGGCTGCACATCGAGAACCGCCGTGTCGAGATCGAAGTGATCAAGCTGGTCGGCGGTACCGACAGCTACGTGCGGCGCCCCTTCCTCTACATGGGAGCCTTGTACGGCCTGGGTGCGGGCGTGTTGGCATGGGGCATCCTGGCGTTTGGCCTGAACTGGCTGAACGACGCGGTCGTCGGGCTTTCCGGGCTGTACAACAGTGACTTCGCCCTGGGCGGGGTACCGGGGTCCGATGGTCTGTCACTCTTGATTGGTGCGGTGCTCTTGGGGTATATCGGTGCTTGGATTGCGGTCGCTCGCCACCTGAACGAGCTTGCACCGCGATAA
- the ftsE gene encoding cell division ATP-binding protein FtsE, which produces MIRFEQVAKRYPNGHVGLHELSFRARRGEFLFVTGHSGAGKSTLLRLLLAMERPTSGKLLLAGQDLGQISNAQIPFLRRQIGVVFQNHQLLFDRTVFNNIALPLQILGLSKAEIAKRVDSALERVSLSDKGELFPADLSTGQQQRVGIARAIVHQPALLLADEPTGNLDPRLAAEIMGVFEDINRLGTTVLIASHDLALIARMRHRMLTLQRGRLIGDGEAGQ; this is translated from the coding sequence ATGATCCGATTCGAGCAGGTCGCCAAGCGCTACCCCAATGGCCATGTCGGCCTGCATGAGCTGAGTTTCCGGGCACGCCGGGGCGAATTCCTGTTCGTCACCGGCCACTCCGGCGCGGGCAAGAGCACCTTGCTGCGCCTGCTGCTGGCGATGGAGCGCCCGACCAGCGGCAAGCTGCTGCTGGCCGGCCAGGACCTGGGTCAGATCAGCAATGCGCAGATCCCGTTCCTGCGCCGCCAGATCGGCGTGGTGTTCCAGAACCACCAACTGCTGTTCGATCGCACCGTGTTCAACAACATCGCATTGCCGCTGCAGATCCTCGGGCTGTCCAAGGCAGAGATCGCCAAGCGCGTGGATTCGGCGCTGGAGCGCGTGTCGCTGTCGGACAAGGGCGAGCTGTTCCCCGCTGACCTGTCGACCGGGCAGCAGCAGCGCGTGGGCATCGCCCGTGCCATCGTCCACCAGCCGGCGCTGCTGCTGGCGGACGAACCCACCGGTAACCTCGACCCGCGGCTGGCCGCAGAGATCATGGGCGTGTTCGAAGACATCAACCGCCTGGGCACCACGGTGCTGATCGCCAGCCACGACCTGGCGCTGATCGCGCGCATGCGTCACCGCATGCTGACGCTTCAGCGCGGACGACTGATCGGCGATGGGGAGGCCGGACAATGA
- the ftsY gene encoding signal recognition particle-docking protein FtsY, translated as MFGSNDDKKAPAEAGEKKGLFGWFRKKPQQPVAEQPQAPEQPVNEPAAPATPVEQAVVAPLEPVAADAPVVPDEVPPSVEAPQAIPAQPVEVEIPAPVAEAPVAAPVSSLVLPVAEEPVALVPDLEPSEPPAIPERPVASPEPVAAVVVEPEPVVVTPVAEAPAPAPVEPQPEPALVEPEPVVAATEQSKPGFFARLKQGLSKTSASIGEGMASLFLGKKVIDDDLLDEIETRLLTADVGVEATSLIVQNLTQKVARKQLADADALYKSLQEELAALLRPVEQPLKIESQSKPYVILVVGVNGAGKTTTIGKLAKKLQLEGKKVMLAAGDTFRAAAVEQLQVWGERNQIPVIAQHTGADSASVIFDAVQAAKARGADVLIADTAGRLHTKDNLMEELKKVRRVIGKLDADAPHEVLLVLDAGTGQNAISQAKYFNQSVELTGLALTKLDGTAKGGVIFALAKQFSLPIRFIGVGEGIDDLRTFEAEPFVKALFAEREHP; from the coding sequence ATGTTTGGTTCCAACGACGACAAGAAAGCGCCGGCCGAGGCCGGTGAAAAGAAAGGCCTGTTCGGCTGGTTTCGCAAGAAGCCGCAGCAACCTGTCGCCGAACAGCCGCAAGCCCCCGAGCAGCCCGTCAACGAGCCGGCAGCGCCAGCCACGCCCGTCGAGCAGGCCGTTGTCGCTCCGCTCGAGCCGGTTGCCGCCGATGCGCCGGTTGTGCCAGATGAAGTGCCGCCGTCGGTAGAAGCACCCCAGGCCATACCAGCGCAGCCCGTCGAGGTCGAAATCCCGGCTCCGGTGGCTGAGGCCCCGGTGGCTGCGCCGGTCAGCAGTCTGGTACTGCCTGTCGCCGAGGAACCCGTGGCGCTGGTCCCTGACCTGGAACCGAGCGAACCGCCAGCCATTCCCGAGCGCCCTGTCGCGAGCCCTGAGCCTGTGGCAGCGGTTGTCGTCGAGCCTGAGCCGGTAGTTGTCACGCCCGTGGCCGAGGCGCCTGCGCCTGCACCGGTGGAGCCCCAGCCCGAGCCTGCCCTTGTCGAGCCAGAACCCGTGGTTGCCGCTACCGAGCAGTCCAAGCCCGGCTTCTTCGCCCGCCTCAAGCAGGGCCTGTCCAAGACCAGTGCCAGCATTGGCGAAGGCATGGCCAGCCTGTTCCTGGGCAAGAAGGTCATCGACGACGACCTGCTCGACGAGATCGAGACTCGCCTGCTCACTGCCGACGTAGGCGTCGAGGCCACTTCGCTGATCGTCCAGAATCTCACACAGAAGGTTGCCCGCAAGCAGTTGGCAGACGCCGATGCACTGTACAAGTCGCTGCAGGAAGAGCTGGCCGCGCTGCTGCGTCCGGTCGAGCAGCCTCTGAAGATCGAATCCCAGAGCAAGCCCTATGTGATCCTTGTCGTCGGCGTGAATGGCGCAGGCAAGACCACTACCATCGGCAAGCTGGCCAAGAAGCTGCAACTCGAAGGCAAGAAGGTCATGCTCGCTGCCGGCGATACGTTCCGTGCGGCTGCGGTAGAGCAGTTGCAGGTCTGGGGGGAGCGCAACCAGATCCCGGTGATCGCCCAGCACACCGGCGCCGATTCGGCCTCGGTGATCTTCGATGCCGTGCAGGCCGCCAAGGCCCGTGGCGCCGACGTGCTGATCGCCGACACCGCCGGACGTCTGCACACCAAGGACAACCTGATGGAAGAGCTGAAGAAGGTCCGTCGGGTCATCGGCAAGCTCGACGCTGACGCGCCGCACGAGGTCCTGCTGGTGCTGGACGCGGGCACCGGACAGAACGCCATCAGCCAGGCCAAGTACTTCAACCAGAGCGTCGAGCTGACCGGCCTGGCCCTGACCAAGCTGGACGGCACTGCCAAGGGCGGTGTGATCTTCGCCCTGGCCAAGCAGTTCAGCCTGCCGATCCGCTTCATCGGGGTCGGCGAGGGTATCGACGATCTGCGCACCTTCGAGGCCGAACCCTTCGTCAAAGCCCTGTTTGCCGAGCGTGAGCACCCATGA
- a CDS encoding M16 family metallopeptidase, with the protein MNALARRAAGLLLGTLCLPLAALAADTQPTHEFILDNGLKVVVREDHRAPVVVSQIWYKVGSSYETPGQTGLSHALEHMMFKGSAKVGPGEASRILRDLGAEENAFTSDDYTAYYQVLARDRLPVALELEADRLASLRLPADEFSREIEVIKEERRLRTDDQPNAKAFELFRAMAYPASGYHTPTIGWMADLERMKVEELRHWYESWYAPNNATLVVVGDVTVDEVKGLANKYFAAIPKRAIPPAKLPLELAEPGQRQLTLHVRTQLPSLIYGFNVPGLATAKDPRSAQALRLISALLDGGYSARMPARLERGQELVTGASSSYNAFTRGDSLFLISATPNVQKQKTLADVEKGVWQLLDELKNTPPTAEELERVRAQVIAGLVYDRDSISSQATTIGQLETVGLSWKLIDSELDDLKRVTPQDIQDAARTYFTRERLSVAHVLPVESAHE; encoded by the coding sequence ATGAATGCTCTAGCCCGCCGCGCCGCTGGCCTGTTGCTCGGCACGCTCTGCCTGCCGCTTGCGGCCCTGGCCGCCGATACGCAACCGACCCACGAATTCATCCTCGACAACGGCCTGAAGGTCGTAGTGCGCGAAGACCATCGCGCGCCAGTGGTGGTATCGCAGATCTGGTACAAGGTCGGCTCCAGCTACGAGACGCCAGGCCAGACCGGTCTGTCGCATGCGCTTGAGCACATGATGTTCAAGGGCAGCGCCAAGGTCGGTCCGGGCGAAGCCTCGCGCATCCTGCGCGACCTCGGCGCCGAGGAAAACGCCTTCACCAGCGATGACTACACCGCTTATTACCAGGTGCTGGCCCGCGACCGACTGCCGGTAGCCCTGGAGCTCGAGGCCGACCGCCTGGCCAGCCTGCGCCTGCCGGCCGACGAGTTCAGCCGTGAAATCGAAGTCATCAAGGAAGAGCGCCGCCTGCGCACCGACGACCAGCCCAACGCCAAGGCTTTCGAACTGTTCCGCGCCATGGCCTACCCGGCCAGCGGCTACCACACACCGACCATCGGCTGGATGGCCGACCTTGAGCGGATGAAGGTCGAGGAACTGCGCCACTGGTACGAATCCTGGTACGCACCGAACAACGCCACGCTGGTGGTGGTGGGCGATGTCACCGTCGATGAGGTCAAGGGCCTGGCGAACAAGTACTTCGCCGCCATCCCCAAACGCGCCATTCCTCCCGCCAAACTGCCACTGGAACTGGCCGAACCCGGCCAGCGCCAGCTCACTCTTCACGTACGTACCCAACTGCCCAGTCTGATCTACGGCTTCAACGTCCCAGGCCTGGCCACTGCCAAGGACCCACGCAGCGCCCAGGCCCTGCGCCTGATCTCGGCGCTGCTCGACGGCGGCTACAGTGCGCGCATGCCGGCACGCCTCGAGCGCGGCCAGGAGCTGGTGACCGGTGCCTCGAGTAGCTACAACGCCTTCACCCGGGGTGACAGCCTGTTCCTGATCTCCGCCACCCCCAACGTGCAGAAGCAGAAAACCCTCGCCGACGTCGAGAAGGGCGTCTGGCAGTTGCTGGACGAGCTCAAGAACACGCCACCCACTGCTGAAGAACTGGAGCGCGTGCGGGCCCAGGTCATCGCCGGCCTGGTCTACGACCGCGACTCGATCAGCAGCCAGGCCACCACCATCGGTCAGCTGGAAACCGTGGGCCTTTCATGGAAGCTGATCGACAGCGAGCTGGACGACCTCAAGCGCGTCACGCCACAGGACATTCAGGACGCCGCGCGCACCTATTTCACCCGCGAACGCCTGAGCGTTGCCCATGTTCTGCCCGTGGAGTCCGCTCATGAGTGA